A single Xiphias gladius isolate SHS-SW01 ecotype Sanya breed wild chromosome 22, ASM1685928v1, whole genome shotgun sequence DNA region contains:
- the tubb5 gene encoding tubulin beta-5 chain isoform X2, which produces MREIVHIQAGQCGNQIGAKFWEVISDEHGIDPTGTYHGDSDLQLDRISVYYNEATGKYVPRAILVDLEPGTMDSVRSGPFGQIFRPDNFVFGQSGAGNNWAKGHYTEGAELVDSVLDVVRKESESCDCLQGFQLTHSLGGGTGSGMGTLLISKIREEYPDRIMNTFSVVPSPKVSDTVVEPYNATLSVHQLVENTDETYCIDNEALYDICFRTLKLTTPTYGDLNHLVSATMSGVTTCLRFPGQLNADLRKLAVNMVPFPRLHFFMPGFAPLTSRGSQQYRALTVPELTQQVFDAKNMMAACDPRHGRYLTVAAVFRGRMSMKEVDEQMLNVQNKNSSYFVEWIPNNVKTAVCDIPPRGLKMAVTFIGNSTAIQELFKRISEQFTAMFRRKAFLHWYTGEGMDEMEFTEAESNMNDLVSEYQQYQDATAEEEGEFEEEAEEDA; this is translated from the exons ATGAGGGAAATCGTGCACATCCAGGCCGGCCAGTGCGGTAACCAGATCGGTGCCAAG TTCTGGGAAGTGATCAGCGATGAGCACGGCATCGATCCCACAGGGACTTACCACGGAGACAGTGACTTGCAGCTTGACAGGATCAGTGTTTACTATAATGAGGCCACAG GTAAATATGTGCCTCGGGCCATTTTGGTGGACTTGGAGCCTGGCACCATGGACTCTGTGAGGTCTGGACCCTTTGGGCAAATCTTCAGACCTGACAACTTTGTGTTCG GTCAAAGCGGTGCTGGAAACAACTGGGCCAAGGGTCACTACACAGAAGGAGCTGAGTTGGTGGACTCAGTCCTGGATGTGGTCCGCAAAGAGTCAGAAAGCTGTGACTGTTTGCAGGGCTTCCAGCTCACCCACTCGCTTGGTGGTGGAACTGGATCCGGTATGGGAACCCTGCTCATCAGCAAGATCCGTGAGGAGTACCCCGATCGTATCATGAACACCTTCAGTGTGGTGCCTTCCCCCAAG GTTTCCGACACAGTGGTTGAGCCTTACAATGCTACCCTGTCAGTCCACCAGCTTGtagaaaacacagatgaaacCTACTGCATTGACAACGAAGCTCTTTACGACATCTGCTTCCGCACTCTCAAACTGACCACACCCACCTACGGAGACCTTAACCACCTGGTGTCTGCTACCATGAGTGGGGTCACGACCTGCCTGCGTTTCCCTGGTCAGCTCAATGCTGATCTCCGAAAATTGGCTGTCAACATGGTGCCTTTCCCCCGTTTGCACTTCTTCATGCCTGGCTTTGCCCCCCTGACCAGCAGGGGCAGCCAGCAGTACCGTGCCCTCACAGTTCCAGAGCTCACCCAGCAGGTGTTCGATGCCAAGAATATGATGGCCGCATGCGACCCACGTCACGGCCGCTATCTGACTGTCGCCGCTGTGTTCCGTGGCCGCATGTCCATGAAGGAGGTTGACGAGCAGATGCTCAACGTGCAGAACAAGAACAGCAGTTACTTCGTCGAATGGATTCCCAACAACGTCAAAACCGCTGTCTGTGACATTCCACCCCGTGGCCTCAAGATGGCCGTCACTTTCATTGGCAACAGCACAGCCATCCAGGAGCTGTTCAAGCGCATCTCCGAGCAGTTCACAGCCATGTTCCGTCGTAAGGCCTTCTTGCACTGGTACACAGGTGAAGGTATGGATGAAATGGAGTTCACTGAAGCAGAGAGCAACATGAATGATCTGGTGTCTGAGTACCAGCAGTACCAGGATGCCACTGCTGAGGAAGAGGGTGAATTTGAGGAGGAGGCTGAAGAGGATGCTTGA
- the tubb5 gene encoding tubulin beta-5 chain isoform X1: MREIVHIQAGQCGNQIGAKFWEVISDEHGIDPTGTYHGDSDLQLDRISVYYNEATGGKYVPRAILVDLEPGTMDSVRSGPFGQIFRPDNFVFGQSGAGNNWAKGHYTEGAELVDSVLDVVRKESESCDCLQGFQLTHSLGGGTGSGMGTLLISKIREEYPDRIMNTFSVVPSPKVSDTVVEPYNATLSVHQLVENTDETYCIDNEALYDICFRTLKLTTPTYGDLNHLVSATMSGVTTCLRFPGQLNADLRKLAVNMVPFPRLHFFMPGFAPLTSRGSQQYRALTVPELTQQVFDAKNMMAACDPRHGRYLTVAAVFRGRMSMKEVDEQMLNVQNKNSSYFVEWIPNNVKTAVCDIPPRGLKMAVTFIGNSTAIQELFKRISEQFTAMFRRKAFLHWYTGEGMDEMEFTEAESNMNDLVSEYQQYQDATAEEEGEFEEEAEEDA; the protein is encoded by the exons ATGAGGGAAATCGTGCACATCCAGGCCGGCCAGTGCGGTAACCAGATCGGTGCCAAG TTCTGGGAAGTGATCAGCGATGAGCACGGCATCGATCCCACAGGGACTTACCACGGAGACAGTGACTTGCAGCTTGACAGGATCAGTGTTTACTATAATGAGGCCACAG GAGGTAAATATGTGCCTCGGGCCATTTTGGTGGACTTGGAGCCTGGCACCATGGACTCTGTGAGGTCTGGACCCTTTGGGCAAATCTTCAGACCTGACAACTTTGTGTTCG GTCAAAGCGGTGCTGGAAACAACTGGGCCAAGGGTCACTACACAGAAGGAGCTGAGTTGGTGGACTCAGTCCTGGATGTGGTCCGCAAAGAGTCAGAAAGCTGTGACTGTTTGCAGGGCTTCCAGCTCACCCACTCGCTTGGTGGTGGAACTGGATCCGGTATGGGAACCCTGCTCATCAGCAAGATCCGTGAGGAGTACCCCGATCGTATCATGAACACCTTCAGTGTGGTGCCTTCCCCCAAG GTTTCCGACACAGTGGTTGAGCCTTACAATGCTACCCTGTCAGTCCACCAGCTTGtagaaaacacagatgaaacCTACTGCATTGACAACGAAGCTCTTTACGACATCTGCTTCCGCACTCTCAAACTGACCACACCCACCTACGGAGACCTTAACCACCTGGTGTCTGCTACCATGAGTGGGGTCACGACCTGCCTGCGTTTCCCTGGTCAGCTCAATGCTGATCTCCGAAAATTGGCTGTCAACATGGTGCCTTTCCCCCGTTTGCACTTCTTCATGCCTGGCTTTGCCCCCCTGACCAGCAGGGGCAGCCAGCAGTACCGTGCCCTCACAGTTCCAGAGCTCACCCAGCAGGTGTTCGATGCCAAGAATATGATGGCCGCATGCGACCCACGTCACGGCCGCTATCTGACTGTCGCCGCTGTGTTCCGTGGCCGCATGTCCATGAAGGAGGTTGACGAGCAGATGCTCAACGTGCAGAACAAGAACAGCAGTTACTTCGTCGAATGGATTCCCAACAACGTCAAAACCGCTGTCTGTGACATTCCACCCCGTGGCCTCAAGATGGCCGTCACTTTCATTGGCAACAGCACAGCCATCCAGGAGCTGTTCAAGCGCATCTCCGAGCAGTTCACAGCCATGTTCCGTCGTAAGGCCTTCTTGCACTGGTACACAGGTGAAGGTATGGATGAAATGGAGTTCACTGAAGCAGAGAGCAACATGAATGATCTGGTGTCTGAGTACCAGCAGTACCAGGATGCCACTGCTGAGGAAGAGGGTGAATTTGAGGAGGAGGCTGAAGAGGATGCTTGA